In a single window of the Cryomorphaceae bacterium genome:
- a CDS encoding HAMP domain-containing protein translates to MSVRMHMGLHSKTTLILLFSFFALILLFSGYVYVSVKSYSYEDFDKLLDIRLLTAARAELNSERRPDAQELQERFFERLPHERDYFFEIKPGKAYSDESLELGIPESFFQEVLAKGAATYKKNEYLYKGIRYMGDSGEYIAIASAANYFETHHTQYLKRTLIIAILVAFVFSVIISVYYSRSVFKPLRTITDQVRRISSESLHLRLEANQGNEELRELTSTFNYMLDRIETSFETQNNFISNASHELRTPLTAIIGEADVALNKLRSPEEYIETIKVILEEAESLEQKTAALLYLAQTGFDGKTQLMAKVRVDQLLWDVKETLQRINSRYKINLDMSLLPDNPAKLKVLGNEQLLHLALSNIISNACKYSDFKQVEVSLGATENYVVLVVRDYGIGIPNEELKYIYDPFFRASNTSKFEGFGIGLPLARNILRMHKAKLEVKSIVEKGTTVQISLPIGKFETD, encoded by the coding sequence ATGAGCGTGCGGATGCATATGGGACTGCACAGCAAAACAACGCTGATTTTGTTGTTTTCATTTTTCGCCCTTATTCTTCTGTTTAGTGGGTATGTGTATGTCTCTGTGAAGTCCTATTCCTATGAGGATTTCGATAAACTTCTGGATATAAGGCTACTTACGGCTGCAAGAGCAGAGCTGAACAGCGAGCGCAGGCCCGACGCGCAGGAGCTACAGGAACGCTTCTTTGAGCGTCTGCCCCATGAAAGAGATTATTTTTTTGAGATCAAACCCGGCAAAGCGTACAGCGATGAATCACTCGAATTGGGGATTCCGGAATCTTTCTTTCAGGAAGTACTTGCGAAAGGAGCGGCGACGTATAAAAAGAATGAATATCTCTACAAAGGCATACGCTACATGGGCGATTCTGGCGAGTACATTGCCATTGCTTCTGCTGCAAATTACTTTGAAACCCATCATACCCAGTATCTTAAGAGAACACTCATCATTGCCATTTTGGTGGCCTTTGTTTTTTCGGTGATTATTTCGGTTTACTATTCGCGTTCGGTGTTCAAACCGTTGAGAACCATTACCGATCAGGTTCGACGGATCAGTTCAGAAAGTTTGCACCTCAGGCTGGAGGCCAATCAAGGTAACGAGGAGCTGCGCGAACTGACATCTACCTTTAACTACATGCTCGACAGAATAGAAACATCATTTGAAACTCAGAATAACTTTATCAGCAACGCCTCACACGAGTTGCGCACCCCACTTACGGCCATCATCGGTGAAGCCGATGTAGCACTCAATAAACTCAGATCGCCCGAAGAATACATTGAAACCATCAAAGTGATTCTTGAAGAAGCGGAAAGTCTTGAACAAAAAACCGCAGCCTTGCTGTATCTGGCTCAAACCGGATTCGACGGTAAAACCCAGCTTATGGCAAAGGTGCGCGTTGACCAACTGCTTTGGGATGTAAAAGAAACATTGCAACGCATCAATAGCAGGTATAAAATCAACCTGGATATGAGCTTGCTGCCGGATAACCCTGCTAAGTTGAAGGTACTCGGAAACGAACAACTTCTTCATCTGGCCCTGTCGAACATCATTAGCAATGCCTGTAAATACTCTGATTTTAAACAGGTAGAGGTGTCGTTGGGAGCAACCGAAAACTACGTCGTTCTGGTGGTTAGGGATTACGGCATCGGTATACCCAACGAGGAACTCAAATACATCTATGATCCATTCTTCAGAGCCTCAAATACCTCAAAATTCGAAGGTTTTGGTATCGGCCTTCCGTTGGCAAGAAACATACTCCGCATGCACAAGGCTAAACTTGAGGTGAAATCAATCGTGGAAAAGGGTACCACAGTTCAGATATCACTGCCCATCGGTAAATTCGAAACCGACTAA
- a CDS encoding DNA-binding response regulator gives MKGKRILLVEDEAHVVSFIQKGLTEEGFSVSVAFDGKSGLKLFEDGGFDFIILDIMLPDVNGLEVCKEIRKTDTVVPVLFLTALGTPENIVLGLETGADDYLVKPFKFIELLARMRTLLRRVDNAGNNSEDKGDASHVIRIADLEINDETKQVYRDGTEISLTSTEYRLLYYMARNKNRVLSRSDILEEVWGVNFDMGTNVVDVYVNYLRKKMDARFDPKLIHTVIGMGYVLKEGER, from the coding sequence GTGAAAGGCAAGAGGATTTTATTGGTTGAGGACGAAGCTCACGTGGTTTCGTTTATTCAGAAAGGGCTTACTGAAGAGGGTTTTTCGGTAAGCGTTGCTTTCGATGGGAAATCGGGATTGAAACTCTTTGAAGACGGAGGGTTTGATTTCATCATTCTGGATATCATGTTGCCCGATGTCAACGGGTTAGAGGTGTGCAAGGAAATCAGGAAAACGGATACGGTAGTGCCTGTTCTTTTTCTCACAGCACTGGGTACCCCCGAAAATATAGTGCTTGGCCTGGAAACAGGGGCCGATGATTATCTGGTAAAACCGTTTAAATTCATTGAGTTACTGGCTAGAATGCGTACCCTATTGCGAAGGGTGGATAATGCGGGGAATAACTCTGAAGATAAGGGAGATGCCAGTCATGTGATTCGCATAGCGGATCTGGAAATAAACGATGAGACCAAACAGGTGTACCGCGATGGCACCGAAATTTCCCTGACGTCAACAGAATACCGGCTGCTTTACTATATGGCGCGAAACAAAAACAGGGTGCTCTCTCGCAGCGATATCCTCGAAGAAGTGTGGGGGGTGAATTTCGATATGGGTACCAATGTAGTGGACGTTTATGTAAACTACCTTCGTAAAAAAATGGATGCCCGGTTCGATCCTAAATTGATACATACCGTGATTGGCATGGGCTACGTCCTAAAAGAGGGAGAAAGGTAA